Genomic segment of Limnothrix sp. FACHB-406:
AAGTGAACTGGTGCTGGTTTGGGTCGTGTTCATCCTTGAAGTCTGGTATGAATTGACAGTATTGCCTGCCTTTTCAAGATAACCGCCAAAATAGGGCCTTGACCTGATGCGATCGCTCCGTTTGCAACTACTCAATCATGACCATCTCGATCAGTTGGTGGCGATCGACCAGATAGCCTTGGGTGGTCTATGGAGCGCCAACACCTATCGCCGGGAACTGGATAGCCCGAATAGTGATTTGCTCGGGGCGATCGATCCGCAAGGACAACTGATCGGGTTTGGTTGCGCCTGGGCGATCGTTGACGAGTGCCACATCACGGCGATCGCCCTGCGGCCCGAGTGGCAGCGACAGGGCTTGGGCCAAACCCTGCTGTGGGGCCTGTTGAGCTTGGCGCGGCAACGGGAAATGAAACGCGCCACCCTTGAAGTGCGACCCAGCAACCAAGCCGCCCTCTCGCTTTACGAAAAATTTGGCTTCCAGGAGGCCGGCCGTCGCAAACGCTACTACGCCGATGGCGAAGATGCGGCGATCCTGTGGTTAGGCAAGTTGGATTGGCCCCAGTTTGCTCAACAGCTCGATCGCACCGCTGCTGACCTGAGCGATCGACTGGCGCAACATCAATGGCAGTGGTGGGGAGAGATTATGCCCCCAACCGCCGGGGTCGGCAGCCCCCCAAGCCATGCGCTAGATTAAAAACCTATCTTTCAATCCTGCCCAACAGGTTCACCCAATTTTTGGGATTCACCCCAGTCCACTGGCTCAATGGGGGTCT
This window contains:
- the rimI gene encoding ribosomal protein S18-alanine N-acetyltransferase, with the protein product MRSLRLQLLNHDHLDQLVAIDQIALGGLWSANTYRRELDSPNSDLLGAIDPQGQLIGFGCAWAIVDECHITAIALRPEWQRQGLGQTLLWGLLSLARQREMKRATLEVRPSNQAALSLYEKFGFQEAGRRKRYYADGEDAAILWLGKLDWPQFAQQLDRTAADLSDRLAQHQWQWWGEIMPPTAGVGSPPSHALD